The Thermanaerothrix sp. DNA window GGCTTCCTCAAAACGAAGCTTACTTCGGCTAAACATAGCTGTACTGAGCCGATTCGTTTCAATAGAAAGGTTGTACATGCCATTCTTGACCGTATCCAGGATGCGTCGCTCCGACTCTATCCGTTCAACGGGGGCCTGCATCACCACATAAAGCGAAGAGGCCCCGAGAACCAGAGCCACCACCGCGACCACCAGGGTAACTAGCTTTGCTCGAATGTTCATATAAGTATTCTAACATAGAATAAATAAGATTAAAAGAAGTATTGGGTGCTACAAAATACTATCTTCGATGAGAAAGCACCTCCCGTTCGTACCGTTCTACCTGGGATCGCCAGGTAGGACCATTGGGGATATGTTCCCGATAACACAGATAATCCCAAACCGCCGTAAAAGGAAGGGTCTTCGCTTCTTCCATAAGAGCAAGGCGTTCGTGGAATTTTCCCTCCATTTCGGCCTTCCGAATTTGGTCAACTGGCTCAAGGAAGGCTTCCAGCAAGGCCAGCCGGAAACTACGGGCTCCAATCACCCAGGCGACAATCCGATTAATCGAGGCATCAAAGAAGTCCAGGGCAAAGGCAACCCGGTTCACTAAATTAGCCCGAACCACCGCCCGGCAGACATCCCGCACATCGTCGGAATACAAAACGACGTGATCCGAATCCCAGCGAATTCCCCGACTTATATGGAGAAGCAAGGTTGGGACGAAAAGACTTAAGGCAGAAATCTTATCGTGGATTGTCTCGGTTGGATGGAAATGCCCCATATCAAGGCAAAGCCCTATCTGGCGTTGTACGGCATATCCCATGTAAAATTCATGGGAACCCACCACGTAGGCTTCGCTCCCGATCCCAAAAAGCTTGCTCTCTACGGTGTCTATGATGTGTCTAGCAGGATAGGATTCCTGAAGGATTTCATTCAGGGATTCGAGAAG harbors:
- a CDS encoding L-rhamnose isomerase produces the protein DTDQAITQTLAVPLSLHCWQGDDVGGFEGSDSLSGGGILATGNYPGRARNGDELRQDASFAFSLIPGKKRFNLHAMYAETGGKKIDRDELEPEHFKKWIDWAQEQQIALDFNPTFFSHPKASSGYTLAHADTAIRKFWIRHGKACRRIAAYLGKTLNEPSIDNIWIPDGSKDLPLDRLGPRQRLLESLNEILQESYPARHIIDTVESKLFGIGSEAYVVGSHEFYMGYAVQRQIGLCLDMGHFHPTETIHDKISALSLFVPTLLLHISRGIRWDSDHVVLYSDDVRDVCRAVVRANLVNRVAFALDFFDASINRIVAWVIGARSFRLALLEAFLEPVDQIRKAEMEGKFHERLALMEEAKTLPFTAVWDYLCYREHIPNGPTWRSQVERYEREVLSHRR